In Gordonia iterans, the following proteins share a genomic window:
- the ppk2 gene encoding polyphosphate kinase 2, which translates to MDDYISLDDIEIGADLSKVSGRKALQNVVDLTDTRGFAVVDDDDDDPILLTLPQRNVVDTWREDYPYEERMNRAEYESQKRLLQVELLKLQKWTKQNGIRHLLVFEGRDAAGKGGTIKRFNEHLNPRGARTVALEKPSERESTEWYFQRYVQHLPAAGEMVFFDRSWYNRAGVERVMSFCTPEQYEQFLDQAPAFEKMLVDDGISLVKFWFSVSPLEQRTRFAIRQIDPVRQWKLSPMDLASLDRWNSYSDAKETMFARTDTDWAPWTVVKSNDKKRARLNAMRHVLSLHEYDGKDHELVGEPDPRIVARARDTIGD; encoded by the coding sequence GTGGACGACTACATCTCACTCGACGACATCGAGATCGGCGCAGACCTCTCCAAGGTCTCCGGTCGGAAGGCACTGCAGAACGTCGTCGATCTGACCGACACCCGCGGTTTCGCCGTCGTCGACGACGATGACGACGACCCGATCCTCCTCACTCTTCCGCAGCGCAACGTGGTCGACACCTGGCGCGAGGACTATCCGTACGAAGAGCGCATGAACCGCGCCGAGTACGAGTCGCAGAAGCGCCTGCTCCAGGTGGAACTGCTGAAGTTGCAGAAGTGGACCAAGCAGAACGGGATCCGCCACCTGCTGGTGTTCGAGGGCCGCGATGCCGCGGGCAAGGGCGGCACCATCAAGCGGTTCAACGAGCACCTCAATCCCCGCGGCGCGCGCACCGTCGCGCTGGAGAAGCCTTCCGAGCGCGAGTCCACCGAGTGGTACTTCCAGCGCTACGTCCAGCACCTCCCGGCTGCCGGGGAGATGGTCTTCTTCGACCGCTCCTGGTACAACCGCGCCGGCGTGGAGCGGGTAATGAGTTTCTGCACCCCGGAACAATACGAGCAGTTCCTGGACCAGGCGCCGGCCTTCGAGAAGATGCTGGTCGACGACGGCATCAGCCTGGTCAAGTTCTGGTTCTCGGTCAGCCCCCTCGAGCAGCGCACGCGGTTTGCGATCCGGCAGATCGATCCGGTGCGCCAGTGGAAGCTGTCGCCGATGGACCTGGCGTCGCTGGATCGCTGGAACTCGTATTCCGACGCCAAGGAGACGATGTTCGCCCGCACCGACACCGACTGGGCGCCGTGGACCGTGGTCAAGAGCAACGACAAGAAGCGAGCGCGGCTCAACGCCATGCGCCATGTGCTGAGTCTGCACGAGTACGACGGCAAGGATCACGAGCTGGTCGGCGAGCCCGATCCGCGGATCGTGGCTCGCGCCCGCGACACCATCGGCGACTGA
- a CDS encoding DUF4064 domain-containing protein: MRSLVSLFGIVAFTIAMIIAIPTMWSVQHVVSPDGFAEAASQAAEQREVQEYFADQIAQEATQAVDLPIAGTAVKPLATQYTQSPEFVADFTEIARQQHAWLFESPKPDTSLHEMDLNITPMVNQALAKGPVPVRVDQGITIAVDQNRLTAGSMEKTGQQLTLAAWISAAVAVAAGLLALIAARRRVVAVAWLGIGAFAAGVVGVLISKYLLRSASDSVSASELSTQQTVRVVAEDVLGGLTTTSWIVAVAGLIVALLGIVGVVVTGRRSTP; encoded by the coding sequence TTGCGTTCTCTCGTTTCTCTGTTCGGCATCGTGGCGTTCACGATCGCGATGATCATCGCGATCCCCACGATGTGGAGTGTGCAGCACGTGGTGTCCCCGGACGGCTTCGCCGAGGCCGCGTCGCAGGCCGCCGAGCAGCGCGAGGTCCAGGAGTACTTCGCCGATCAGATCGCGCAGGAGGCGACGCAGGCCGTCGACCTGCCGATCGCCGGCACCGCGGTGAAGCCTCTGGCCACGCAGTACACGCAGAGCCCGGAGTTCGTCGCGGACTTCACCGAGATCGCGCGGCAGCAGCACGCGTGGCTGTTCGAGTCGCCGAAGCCGGATACCAGCCTGCACGAGATGGATCTGAACATCACCCCAATGGTCAATCAGGCGCTCGCCAAGGGCCCGGTGCCCGTTCGGGTGGATCAGGGGATCACCATCGCGGTGGACCAGAACCGGCTGACCGCGGGTTCGATGGAGAAGACCGGACAGCAGCTCACACTGGCCGCGTGGATCTCCGCCGCGGTCGCCGTCGCCGCCGGCCTGCTGGCGCTGATCGCGGCTCGCCGGCGTGTCGTGGCGGTGGCCTGGCTCGGGATCGGCGCGTTCGCCGCCGGCGTCGTCGGCGTGCTGATCTCCAAGTACCTGCTGCGCTCGGCATCCGACAGCGTCTCGGCCAGTGAACTGAGCACGCAGCAGACCGTGCGGGTCGTCGCCGAAGACGTGCTCGGCGGCCTGACCACGACGTCGTGGATCGTCGCCGTGGCGGGCTTGATCGTCGCGCTGCTGGGCATCGTCGGCGTCGTCGTCACCGGCCGCCGGTCGACTCCATGA
- a CDS encoding tyrosine-protein phosphatase produces the protein MTDTATSSATTVPGAPSPFPTLPNWRDLGYWPAADGKIVRPGMLYRTTEFEKTSEADLKAVGDLGLATIVDLRTVPERGACPDPVFDDVGPLWLNILEDAPHTAGANPMKYATDPSAVKELTPTVAQEMMIGTYQQLINSDSALRYYGEFYTLLLAGDLTPTAFHCTTGKDRTGWTAASFLSLMGVAKDDVYKDYLLTNSRLLPALAPLVAQFEKQGVDAGALNSLLGVEKVYLDTAFDLVAKGWGTLENYFAEGLGIDVDGQAELRARYLVDPS, from the coding sequence ATGACCGACACCGCGACGTCGAGCGCGACTACCGTCCCCGGAGCCCCGAGCCCGTTCCCTACCCTCCCCAACTGGCGCGACCTCGGCTACTGGCCGGCCGCCGACGGCAAGATCGTGCGACCGGGGATGCTGTACCGCACCACCGAGTTCGAGAAGACCAGCGAGGCCGATCTCAAGGCCGTCGGCGACCTCGGTCTGGCCACGATCGTGGATCTGCGGACCGTCCCGGAACGGGGCGCCTGCCCGGATCCGGTGTTCGACGACGTGGGTCCGCTGTGGCTGAACATCCTCGAGGATGCTCCGCACACCGCCGGCGCCAACCCGATGAAGTACGCCACCGATCCGTCGGCCGTCAAGGAACTCACGCCCACGGTCGCGCAGGAGATGATGATCGGCACCTATCAGCAGCTGATCAACTCCGACAGCGCTCTCCGCTACTACGGCGAGTTCTACACGCTGCTGCTGGCCGGCGACCTGACGCCGACCGCCTTCCACTGCACCACCGGCAAGGACCGCACCGGCTGGACCGCGGCGTCGTTCCTCAGCCTCATGGGGGTGGCGAAGGACGACGTGTACAAGGACTATCTGCTCACCAACTCCAGGCTGCTGCCGGCGCTGGCGCCGCTGGTGGCGCAGTTCGAGAAGCAGGGAGTCGATGCGGGTGCGCTGAATTCGCTCCTGGGTGTGGAGAAGGTCTACCTGGACACCGCCTTCGATCTCGTCGCCAAGGGGTGGGGCACGCTGGAGAACTACTTCGCCGAGGGGCTGGGAATCGATGTCGACGGGCAGGCGGAGCTGCGTGCGCGGTACCTGGTCGATCCGTCCTGA
- a CDS encoding tyrosine-protein phosphatase translates to MTRSPALPAPSPIAALPNLRDLGGWTGVDGRPVQTGKLFRSTDFRSLPGDAHQELAPLGLQTIYDLRSASERQAMPDPALDGVTDVPLDVLADEAQAIPGNLGQILEDPKVVHELTAAMEGKAIEMMAGTYRRFVTMGSARASYRRFYLGLLGEDRGPALFHCTTGKDRTGWAAASFLSIVGVDRDDVYDDYLETNRRLLPALQPLFDKFASAGGDPDLLKPLLGVQRQYLDAAFDEVDKNFGDVPTYFDKALGIDAAAQERLRATYLAG, encoded by the coding sequence ATGACCCGTTCTCCCGCGCTGCCCGCTCCCAGCCCGATCGCCGCTCTGCCCAACCTCCGGGACCTGGGCGGGTGGACCGGCGTCGACGGTAGGCCTGTCCAGACCGGAAAGCTGTTCCGCTCCACGGACTTCCGTTCCTTGCCCGGCGACGCACATCAGGAGCTCGCCCCGCTCGGACTGCAGACCATCTACGACCTCCGCTCCGCCTCCGAACGGCAGGCGATGCCCGATCCGGCACTCGACGGCGTCACCGACGTGCCCCTCGACGTGTTGGCTGACGAGGCCCAGGCCATCCCCGGGAACCTGGGCCAGATCCTCGAGGACCCGAAGGTGGTGCACGAACTCACCGCGGCGATGGAGGGCAAGGCGATCGAGATGATGGCCGGGACCTACCGCAGGTTCGTCACTATGGGGAGCGCGCGGGCGTCGTACCGCCGCTTCTACCTCGGTCTGCTCGGCGAGGACAGGGGGCCGGCCTTGTTCCACTGCACCACCGGCAAGGACCGCACCGGGTGGGCCGCCGCCAGCTTCCTGAGCATCGTCGGCGTCGACCGCGACGACGTGTACGACGACTATCTGGAGACCAACCGGCGATTGCTGCCGGCGCTGCAGCCGCTGTTCGACAAGTTCGCGAGCGCCGGCGGCGACCCCGACCTGCTCAAGCCGCTGCTCGGGGTGCAGCGGCAGTACCTCGACGCGGCGTTCGACGAAGTGGACAAGAACTTCGGCGACGTGCCGACCTACTTCGACAAGGCGCTCGGCATCGATGCCGCGGCGCAGGAGCGGCTGCGCGCGACTTATCTCGCCGGCTGA
- a CDS encoding (2Fe-2S)-binding protein has product MESPNPMPAALDRLREVNSYFAVRYGPDQAGAGRPAADLLDPAMAGDLFDHAEEILGTRERRVAVSWVFFEYIARIWAVALGTAMLTGRSVALDPNRLRISRDGNCTVLHLADPIPGGSPVDEVARGHAEPLIAAWRGHVAAGLLWGNAASSVISAGGQLGSAADAVVAQSLAYPNLAAALGPENRRRSCCLYYRTSIGGYCGDCSLTG; this is encoded by the coding sequence GTGGAGTCGCCGAACCCGATGCCCGCGGCGCTGGACCGGCTCCGCGAGGTGAATTCGTACTTCGCCGTGCGGTACGGCCCGGATCAGGCCGGAGCGGGGCGGCCTGCGGCGGATCTGCTCGACCCGGCGATGGCCGGCGACCTGTTCGACCACGCGGAGGAGATCCTCGGCACCCGCGAACGACGAGTCGCCGTCTCCTGGGTGTTCTTCGAGTACATCGCGCGCATCTGGGCCGTCGCGCTCGGCACTGCGATGCTCACCGGGCGCAGCGTCGCACTGGACCCGAACCGGCTGCGCATCAGCCGGGACGGCAACTGCACGGTGCTGCATCTCGCCGATCCGATACCGGGCGGCAGTCCGGTCGACGAGGTGGCGCGCGGTCATGCGGAGCCGCTCATCGCCGCCTGGCGGGGCCATGTGGCGGCCGGACTGTTGTGGGGCAACGCCGCGTCGTCGGTGATCAGCGCGGGCGGCCAGCTGGGGTCGGCCGCCGACGCGGTGGTGGCGCAGTCATTGGCGTACCCGAACCTCGCGGCCGCACTCGGTCCGGAGAATCGTCGCCGTAGCTGCTGCCTCTACTACCGGACCTCGATCGGCGGCTATTGCGGCGACTGCTCGTTGACCGGGTAG
- a CDS encoding SRPBCC family protein, translated as MAVSVSNEFDINAPASVVMEVLQDISSLPDWSSAHSAAEVLTTHDDGMPDRVKVSVGMLGINDTQELAYTWTENVCSWTLLESSQLAEQQGSYTLTSTGDDSTHVVFTLEVDLKIKLPGFLVKKGQKAAAETAKKGLTAEAERRAAE; from the coding sequence ATGGCCGTCTCGGTATCCAACGAATTCGACATCAACGCACCGGCGTCCGTAGTGATGGAGGTGCTTCAGGACATCTCGTCGCTCCCGGACTGGTCCAGCGCTCACAGCGCGGCGGAGGTGCTCACCACGCACGACGACGGCATGCCCGACAGGGTGAAGGTCTCCGTCGGCATGCTCGGCATCAACGACACCCAGGAGCTCGCCTACACGTGGACCGAGAACGTGTGCTCGTGGACGCTGCTGGAGAGCTCGCAGCTGGCCGAGCAGCAGGGCTCGTACACGCTCACCTCGACCGGTGACGACTCCACCCACGTGGTGTTCACGCTCGAGGTCGACCTGAAGATCAAGCTCCCCGGGTTCTTGGTCAAGAAGGGCCAGAAAGCTGCCGCCGAGACCGCGAAGAAGGGCCTCACCGCTGAAGCCGAGCGCCGCGCGGCGGAGTGA
- a CDS encoding IS3 family transposase (programmed frameshift), producing MDLMGSRQRKTYSPKYKTDAARLVIDTGRTIAEVAREIGVGEQLLGKWVAKERAEMADPPPAIDADERAELERLRREVAELRLDREFLKKSSGLLRGRAVEPVEAFALIEAEKAEYSVSRCVRLLGVSRSGYYAWRARRDSDPSPRRQRQAELTAKIAAAHQASGGVYGAPRIVDDLRDDGEVVSRKTVAKLMRNNGIKGISPRSWKPATTIADQSPHSIPDLVNRDFDQGALNVVWTSDITYLRTGQGWLYLCAVRDGCSRRVIGYAFSDSLHTDLVETALRNAHTFRDRATGATAGVIFHADRGCQYTSAQLAAVAGELGVRQSVGRTGVCWDNAQQESFWSTLKSEFYDRREFATRTSAVTAVSRWIDQFYNQRRRHSALGNIAPAVFEDITIREATSQAA from the exons ATGGACCTCATGGGTTCTCGACAACGTAAGACCTACAGCCCGAAGTACAAGACCGATGCTGCGCGTCTGGTGATCGATACCGGGCGCACGATTGCTGAGGTGGCCCGCGAGATCGGTGTGGGCGAGCAGCTCCTGGGCAAGTGGGTGGCCAAGGAACGCGCGGAGATGGCTGACCCGCCACCAGCGATCGACGCTGATGAACGTGCCGAGCTTGAGCGGCTGCGCCGCGAGGTCGCCGAGTTGCGGCTGGATCGGGAGTTCTTGA AAAAAAGCAGCGGCCTTCTTCGCGGCCGAGCAGTCGAACCCGTCGAGGCGTTCGCACTGATCGAGGCGGAGAAGGCCGAGTACAGCGTCAGCCGGTGCGTTCGGCTCCTGGGCGTCTCACGCTCGGGCTACTACGCCTGGCGTGCCCGCCGAGACAGCGACCCGAGTCCACGCCGGCAACGACAGGCCGAGTTGACGGCCAAGATCGCCGCCGCCCACCAAGCCTCCGGAGGGGTGTACGGGGCGCCGCGGATCGTGGATGATCTACGAGACGATGGCGAGGTCGTCTCCCGTAAGACGGTGGCAAAACTCATGCGCAACAACGGAATTAAAGGAATCAGTCCACGCTCGTGGAAGCCGGCGACCACCATCGCCGACCAGAGTCCGCACTCGATCCCCGACCTGGTGAACCGTGACTTCGACCAGGGCGCACTGAACGTGGTGTGGACCTCGGACATCACGTATCTGCGCACCGGACAGGGATGGCTGTACCTGTGTGCGGTCCGCGACGGCTGCTCACGGCGAGTCATCGGATACGCATTCTCTGATTCGCTGCACACCGACCTGGTCGAGACCGCGTTACGCAACGCCCACACCTTCCGCGATCGGGCTACCGGCGCGACTGCCGGAGTGATCTTCCATGCCGACCGCGGCTGCCAGTACACCTCCGCACAACTCGCTGCGGTCGCCGGCGAACTCGGTGTCCGCCAGTCGGTCGGGCGTACCGGGGTGTGCTGGGACAACGCCCAGCAAGAGAGCTTCTGGTCGACTCTGAAATCGGAATTCTACGACCGGCGCGAGTTCGCCACCCGCACCAGCGCAGTGACCGCCGTGTCCCGGTGGATCGACCAATTCTATAATCAACGAAGACGACACAGCGCGCTGGGCAATATCGCTCCCGCAGTCTTCGAAGACATCACGATTCGCGAAGCGACCAGCCAGGCCGCTTAA